The Bryobacteraceae bacterium genomic sequence CACGGCGCGCTCCTTCTGACCATCCTCGGCTGCATCGTGATGGGCATGGGCCTGCCCACCGTCGCCGCCTACATCATCGGCGCGATACTGTTCGTTCCCACTCTCATCCAACTCGGCCTGGCGCCCCTCGGCGCGCACTTCTTTGTCATGTACTACTGCGTCCTCTCGATGATCACGCCGCCCGTGGCCCTGGCGTCCTTTGCCGCCGCCGGCCTCGCCAAGGCTGGCGTCATGCAAACCGGCTGGCACGCCTTCCGGCTCAGCCTCGTTTTGTTCCTCATCGCGTTCGCATTCGCCTTCGATCCGCTCCTGCTGGGCCAAGGCCCGCCCTGGAACGTACTGGCCGCATTCGCAGGACTCCTCGCCGGTACCGGCGCCTGGGCCGTCGCCCTCACCGGCTACTTCGCGGGCGGACTCACCTGGTTGGGCCGTGTGCTGTTCGGCGCCGCCGCCGTGGCCAGCATCCTGTTCCCCACTTTGTCGTTGGGTTGGGGAGCCGCCGTCGCCGCGGCTGTGTTGCTCGCCGCGTGGCATTGGGCGCAATCGAAACGCGCGTAGGCCGCCAAACGCCCGTGAAACCGCGGGGTTCGCCGTCGGCTACTTCTTGAGCTGAAGCCGGACGTAGGCATTGTCCGGCATCTTCCGGTCAAGGACGATCCATAGTTCACGTCGCCGTCGGTCCGCATCCGCGGCGGCAGCCGTATCACTGGCGCGGCGACAGGCATCCGCCATCTGCTGGTAGAGGCCCGAGAGGTCCGTCGCATCGAGCAGGTCCTCCTCCGGCCGCGGCTTCCCGGCGTCGATTAGCTGTCGCAGACGCTCGAGTGTCCGAACACCTTGCGCCGGATCGGGTCCGGCCGACTCCGCCGCCGCCAGCGCCCGCATCGCCGTATCGGCTTCCCAGCCCAGCGCCACTTCCGCCGCCGGATACAGCTTCAAGTCCCGCAGCAGCGCGAATGACGCGTCGAGCCGGCGTGACGCCTCCGGCCGTCTGCCAAGCGCCAGCAGCGGATGCACCGAGAGCGCCAGCAGCCGCGCTTCCTGGCGCCGCGCGCGTGAATTGTCCGCCACTTCGCGTGCGTACCGGATCGAATCATCGTAGACGGCGAGCGCCCGCCGTGAGTCGAAACGCGCCAAAACGGAACCCAGGACGATTCCGGAATTGCTGGCATTGAGCCTGCTGAATGCATCCGCGGAGTCTTGCCGCACGATCTCCGCCACGCGGTCGAAATCAGCCTGAAGGTACTCCGCCGCCTCACGATACCGCCCCATGCTGATCCCGCCGTCGGCGCCGAGTATTTCGCCCTTGGTAGTGAGCGCCATGCCGTACGACGTGATGCGGGAAGCGTCCTGCGACAGTTCCGCGGGCGGCTTCAAGAGGCGGATCGCCTCGTCGGCGGAAGCAAGCGCGCCCTCGAGGTCGCCCATATCGCGCTGCGTCCGCGACAGAACCACCCATGCCGACCCCGCCTGGTGCGGCTGGTCCGTGGCGTTCGCGATCTCGATAACTCGCCGAATCAGCGCCAAGGCTTCCTGGTGGAGCGCCTTCCGGCCGTACCAATTCGCGATGTTCATGCCCGTGATGACCACCTGCGACTTCTCAGCCTCTTCCACGGGGCCGCTGTTCAAATACTTCTCGAGCCACTCGTGAGCCTGGCGCGCCAGCGGCATCGCCGCCGTATCCGGCCGCCGCGCCTGGGCCAGCACCATGCGATCGTGCGCGATCATCGCCGCCCGCAGCATTGCGGTGCGGCTGCCGGGTCTCGCCCGTAGGACGCCCGCGATCAACTCCTCGGCTTTTTGGAGATTTTCCTCCGCTTTTGCTGGCTGCCCCAGGTTCGTCGAGATCGGAACGCCCTGAACCCGGCCCACGCGAAGGTAGGCGGTCCCGACATCCAGCGCGAGTTCGGGATCGGACGCCGCCTCCGCCGCCAGCCGCTGCAGGTACTCGAGCGATGTATCGACAATCAACTCTCGAGTCCGCGTGGCCCCGGCGAGCCCCCGTACCCGCGCATCGATATCGAAGAGTCTGTTCGAGAGCTGGCGAACCTCGTCGAAGCGGCGTTGGGCGATTGCGCGCTCCCGATTGGCCACGTACAAGCCAACGGCGAGGCCGCCCACTGCCACCGCCGCCGCGGTCGCTGGAAGCCAGTAGCGGCGAAGAAAGCGGCGCGCCTGGTAGAGATACTCGCCCTGCCTGGCTCGCACCGGGCGCCAATCGAGGTACGCTTCGAGGTCCTCGATCAACTGCTCCACGGCGCCGTACCGCTCCAGCGGTTCGTGCCGCAATGCTTTCAACAGAATCGCGTCCAGGTCGCCACGAAGCGCCGGTGCGTGTAGACTCGGACGCACCACCGGCTCCTGGCGCATCGCCGCCGTGATCGCCCCCGAAACGTCCTGGCCCATGCGGCGCGGCGGAGTGCCGGTGAGAATCTGGTGCAGCACCGCGCCCAGCGAGTAGATGTCGCTCTGCGTGCCGACGCGTTCACCGAGGATTTGCTCCGGACTCGCATAGTCCGGCGTCATCATGCGCACGGCGGTCATCGTGGCGTCGGCCGCGGCGAGATCGACGATCTTGGCGATGCCGAAGTCGAGCAGCTTCGGTTCGCCGGATTTCGTCACCAGGATGTTGCCCGGCTTGAGATCGCGATGCACCACGAGGTTCCGGTGCATGTAGGCGACGGCCGCGCACACCTTAAGGAACAGCCGTACCTTTTCCCGTACAATGAGCCCAGCCGCGAACTCATCAATGGGCCGACCTTCCACGAACTCCATCGCCAGGTACGGTTGGCCATCCTCGCGCCGGCCGGCGTCGAGCAGCCGCGCGATGTTCGGGTGCGAGAGCCCAGCCAGAATCTGGCGTTCCTGAAGAAACAACTCGTGCTGCCGGTCCGCCATGCCAGGCTGCAGGATCTTCACCGCCGCGCGCTGGCGAACCTCGCCGTCGTCGCGCTCGGCAAGGTATACCACGCCCATGCCACCCCGGCCGATCACTCGTTGCAGCACGAATGGACCGCATCGGGCGCCGCCTTCGTCAGCCATCAACAACGCGTTCGAGACGGCGGACCCGATACCCTCCGTGAAACCCGTGGCGCCACCCTGGTCGAACGCGAGCAGTTCGCTCACTTGCCGGCGCAGGTCTTCCTCTACGGCATGGTCTGCGAAGTACGTCTCACGTTCGGCGGGAGTCAGGTCGGCTAGCGCGTGGAAAAGTTCCTGGATCCGCCCGGTC encodes the following:
- a CDS encoding serine/threonine-protein kinase, with translation MTGRIQELFHALADLTPAERETYFADHAVEEDLRRQVSELLAFDQGGATGFTEGIGSAVSNALLMADEGGARCGPFVLQRVIGRGGMGVVYLAERDDGEVRQRAAVKILQPGMADRQHELFLQERQILAGLSHPNIARLLDAGRREDGQPYLAMEFVEGRPIDEFAAGLIVREKVRLFLKVCAAVAYMHRNLVVHRDLKPGNILVTKSGEPKLLDFGIAKIVDLAAADATMTAVRMMTPDYASPEQILGERVGTQSDIYSLGAVLHQILTGTPPRRMGQDVSGAITAAMRQEPVVRPSLHAPALRGDLDAILLKALRHEPLERYGAVEQLIEDLEAYLDWRPVRARQGEYLYQARRFLRRYWLPATAAAVAVGGLAVGLYVANRERAIAQRRFDEVRQLSNRLFDIDARVRGLAGATRTRELIVDTSLEYLQRLAAEAASDPELALDVGTAYLRVGRVQGVPISTNLGQPAKAEENLQKAEELIAGVLRARPGSRTAMLRAAMIAHDRMVLAQARRPDTAAMPLARQAHEWLEKYLNSGPVEEAEKSQVVITGMNIANWYGRKALHQEALALIRRVIEIANATDQPHQAGSAWVVLSRTQRDMGDLEGALASADEAIRLLKPPAELSQDASRITSYGMALTTKGEILGADGGISMGRYREAAEYLQADFDRVAEIVRQDSADAFSRLNASNSGIVLGSVLARFDSRRALAVYDDSIRYAREVADNSRARRQEARLLALSVHPLLALGRRPEASRRLDASFALLRDLKLYPAAEVALGWEADTAMRALAAAESAGPDPAQGVRTLERLRQLIDAGKPRPEEDLLDATDLSGLYQQMADACRRASDTAAAADADRRRRELWIVLDRKMPDNAYVRLQLKK